In Capillimicrobium parvum, a genomic segment contains:
- a CDS encoding peptidoglycan-binding protein, producing MGASAALAVAAAPAQAARTIERGDHGDAVRALQRALGQPPDGAFGPGTKRAVVRFQRRHGLTADGVVGPSTWTAILAARKRHSPLRSASSRGTSARPRVAHRGPAVRTLQRKLGLGADGVFGPQTRAAVKRFQARHGLTADGVVGPATWTALGIGGHPPVLKADRAGGAATAPSGRGASGALQRAVAAANRIDPLPYKYGGGHRSFTDTGYDCSGSVSYVLHAAGLLRTPKDSSQLMSYGAPGRGRHITIYANPGHAYMTIDGRRFDTSGDAAGRWQSDLRSSAGYTVRHPPGY from the coding sequence GTGGGCGCCTCAGCCGCCCTCGCGGTGGCCGCCGCGCCCGCACAGGCCGCCCGCACGATCGAGCGCGGCGACCACGGCGACGCCGTCCGCGCCCTCCAGCGCGCGCTCGGCCAGCCGCCCGACGGCGCGTTCGGTCCGGGGACCAAGCGAGCGGTCGTCCGCTTCCAGCGCCGCCACGGGCTCACCGCGGACGGCGTCGTCGGGCCGTCGACGTGGACCGCGATCCTCGCCGCGCGCAAGCGCCACAGCCCGCTGCGGTCGGCCTCGTCGCGCGGCACCTCGGCGCGGCCGCGCGTCGCGCACCGCGGCCCGGCCGTCCGCACGCTGCAGCGCAAGCTCGGCCTCGGCGCCGACGGCGTCTTCGGCCCGCAGACGCGCGCCGCGGTCAAGCGCTTCCAGGCGCGCCACGGGCTGACGGCGGACGGCGTCGTCGGCCCCGCGACGTGGACCGCGCTCGGCATCGGGGGCCATCCGCCGGTGCTCAAGGCGGACCGCGCCGGCGGCGCCGCCACCGCGCCGTCGGGCCGCGGCGCGAGCGGCGCCCTGCAGCGCGCGGTCGCAGCCGCGAACCGGATCGACCCGCTGCCCTACAAGTACGGCGGCGGCCACCGCAGCTTCACCGACACCGGCTACGACTGCTCGGGCTCGGTCTCCTACGTCCTGCACGCCGCCGGCCTGCTGCGTACGCCGAAGGACTCCTCGCAGCTGATGTCCTACGGCGCCCCCGGACGCGGCCGGCACATCACGATCTACGCGAACCCCGGCCACGCCTACATGACCATCGACGGGCGCCGCTTCGACACGTCCGGCGACGCGGCCGGGCGCTGGCAGTCCGACCTGCGTTCGAGCGCCGGGTACACGGTGCGCCACCCGCCGGGCTACTGA
- a CDS encoding PilZ domain-containing protein: MVAAGAVMELSIVAAGVVVALGAIWLSRGRGGVGAPDRAPAPDPFEQPVVHHVGPDRRRLARAPVARPVVVRRGLDEQRTFALDVSPGGVLLAGPSDLTVGEVLDVRLDLGEPVGGRGRVVRETADGCKGVAFEELPEDDRDRLERYVRAGAGAAGQPG; this comes from the coding sequence ATGGTGGCGGCGGGGGCGGTCATGGAGCTGAGCATCGTGGCGGCGGGGGTCGTCGTCGCGCTGGGCGCGATCTGGCTGTCGCGCGGCCGCGGCGGCGTGGGTGCGCCCGATCGCGCGCCCGCCCCCGACCCGTTCGAGCAGCCGGTCGTCCATCACGTCGGGCCCGACCGCCGGCGCCTGGCCCGCGCGCCCGTCGCCCGGCCGGTCGTGGTGCGCCGCGGCCTGGACGAGCAGCGCACGTTCGCCCTCGACGTCAGCCCGGGCGGGGTCCTGCTCGCGGGGCCCTCCGATCTCACCGTGGGCGAGGTGCTCGACGTGCGCCTGGACCTCGGCGAGCCGGTCGGCGGCCGCGGGCGCGTCGTGCGCGAGACCGCGGACGGCTGCAAGGGCGTCGCCTTCGAGGAGCTGCCCGAGGACGACCGCGACCGGCTCGAGCGCTACGTCCGCGCCGGCGCCGGGGCCGCGGGTCAGCCCGGGTAG
- a CDS encoding zinc-dependent alcohol dehydrogenase family protein, translating to MRAMLLDAPHRPLRAADIPEPAVSGAGQVLIEVATCGVCRTDLHLLDGEVGVPRPPVVLGHQIVGRVLSGEGFEPGARVGVPWLGWTCGECRFCMSGRENLCPRARFTGRDIDGGFAERTVADARFCFALPDGIDDLHAAPLLCAGLIGLRALRLAGDPERVGLYGFGASAHLIGQVAAWEGRRVFAFTRPGDDEGQAFARSLGAEWAGSSDEAPPEPLDAAIVFAPVGALVVTALRALDRGGVVVCAGIHMSDIPSLRYADLWEERQIRSVANLTRRDGEELLALAPRVPLRPTVTPYPLERVNDALEDLRAGRFEGAAVLEIGRQ from the coding sequence ATGCGCGCGATGCTCCTCGACGCGCCGCACCGGCCGCTGCGTGCCGCCGACATCCCCGAGCCGGCCGTCTCCGGCGCCGGCCAGGTCCTCATCGAGGTCGCGACGTGCGGGGTGTGCCGGACGGATCTGCACCTGCTCGACGGCGAGGTCGGCGTCCCGCGCCCGCCCGTCGTCCTCGGCCACCAGATCGTCGGCCGCGTGCTGTCCGGCGAGGGATTCGAGCCGGGGGCGCGCGTCGGGGTGCCGTGGCTGGGCTGGACGTGCGGCGAGTGCCGGTTCTGCATGAGCGGGCGCGAGAACCTGTGCCCGCGGGCGCGCTTCACCGGCCGTGACATCGACGGCGGCTTCGCCGAGCGCACCGTCGCCGATGCGCGCTTCTGCTTCGCCCTGCCCGACGGCATCGACGACCTGCACGCCGCGCCGCTGCTGTGCGCCGGGCTCATCGGCCTGCGGGCGCTGCGGCTGGCCGGGGACCCCGAGCGCGTGGGCCTGTACGGCTTCGGGGCGTCGGCGCACCTCATCGGCCAGGTCGCGGCCTGGGAGGGTCGGCGGGTGTTCGCCTTCACCCGGCCGGGCGACGACGAGGGCCAGGCGTTCGCGCGCTCGCTCGGAGCCGAGTGGGCGGGCTCGAGCGACGAGGCGCCGCCGGAGCCGCTCGATGCGGCGATCGTCTTCGCGCCGGTCGGCGCCCTGGTGGTCACCGCGCTGCGGGCGCTCGACCGCGGCGGCGTCGTCGTCTGCGCGGGCATCCACATGAGCGACATCCCGTCGCTGCGCTACGCCGACCTGTGGGAGGAGCGTCAGATCCGCTCGGTCGCCAACCTCACCCGGCGCGACGGGGAGGAGCTGCTGGCGCTCGCGCCGCGCGTGCCGCTGCGGCCGACCGTCACGCCGTACCCGCTCGAGCGCGTCAACGACGCGCTCGAGGACCTCCGCGCCGGGCGCTTCGAGGGCGCCGCCGTCCTCGAGATCGGGCGTCAGTAG
- a CDS encoding DHA2 family efflux MFS transporter permease subunit — MSPRQARLTVAAAVLGSIVVFVDSTVVNVALPAIADDLGGGLAGQQWLSGAYLLTLGALLLVGGSLGDLHGRRRMFTIGLVAFGVTSILCALAPTIETLVVARALQGAAGALLVPNTLGLIVAKFPRNERGAAIGSWTAWSGIAMVGGPLIGGLIVDSASWRWIFAINVLPVLAALAIVRQVDAEHDTPSAGRVDVVGAVLGTLGLAGPVFALIEQPQLGWGHPVIVVTLVGGLALLAAFIGYERRAPHPMLPLALFAQRNFAVGNASTLAVYGGLGASPFFLVLFLQQVGGYNALEAGLATLPVTIIMFLLSRRFGALADRWGPRLFMGAGPVVAGAGIALFARIDASADYPSQVLPAIVVFGFGLSLTVAPLTATVLGGVPESQAGMASAINNAVARIGSLLAIAAIGAVVASQLGGSGTSFASVATGTAEHAFHVAVLVTGALVAIGGVLSALGIENPKRDVCAADCPGGAVVGASREVETVHA, encoded by the coding sequence ATGTCCCCGCGCCAGGCCCGGCTCACCGTGGCCGCCGCGGTCCTCGGGTCGATCGTCGTCTTCGTGGACTCGACCGTGGTCAACGTCGCCCTGCCGGCGATCGCCGACGACCTCGGCGGCGGGCTGGCCGGCCAGCAGTGGCTCAGCGGCGCGTACCTGCTCACCCTCGGCGCGCTCCTGCTCGTCGGCGGCTCGCTGGGGGACCTCCACGGGCGCAGGCGCATGTTCACCATCGGCCTCGTGGCATTCGGCGTCACGTCGATCCTGTGCGCGCTCGCGCCGACGATCGAGACGCTCGTCGTCGCACGGGCACTGCAGGGCGCGGCGGGGGCGCTGCTCGTGCCGAACACGCTCGGGCTGATCGTGGCGAAGTTCCCCCGCAACGAGCGCGGTGCGGCGATCGGGTCGTGGACCGCCTGGTCGGGCATCGCGATGGTCGGCGGCCCGCTCATCGGCGGGCTCATCGTCGACTCCGCGTCCTGGCGCTGGATCTTCGCCATCAACGTGCTGCCCGTGCTCGCGGCCCTGGCGATCGTCCGGCAGGTCGACGCCGAGCACGACACCCCGTCCGCCGGGCGGGTCGACGTCGTGGGCGCCGTGCTCGGCACGCTCGGGCTGGCGGGCCCGGTGTTCGCGCTGATCGAGCAGCCGCAGCTGGGCTGGGGCCATCCGGTGATCGTCGTGACGCTCGTGGGTGGGCTCGCGCTGCTGGCCGCCTTCATCGGCTACGAGCGGCGCGCCCCGCATCCGATGCTGCCGCTCGCGCTGTTCGCCCAGCGCAACTTCGCGGTCGGCAACGCCTCGACGCTGGCGGTGTACGGCGGGCTGGGCGCCTCGCCGTTCTTCCTCGTGCTCTTCCTCCAGCAGGTGGGCGGCTACAACGCGCTCGAGGCAGGTCTCGCCACACTGCCGGTGACCATCATCATGTTCCTGCTGTCCCGGCGCTTCGGCGCGCTCGCCGACCGCTGGGGCCCACGGCTGTTCATGGGCGCCGGGCCCGTGGTCGCAGGAGCGGGGATCGCGCTGTTCGCCCGCATCGACGCGAGCGCCGACTACCCCTCGCAGGTGCTTCCGGCGATCGTGGTGTTCGGCTTCGGCCTGTCGCTGACCGTCGCTCCGCTGACCGCCACCGTGCTGGGCGGCGTGCCGGAGAGCCAGGCGGGGATGGCCTCGGCCATCAACAACGCGGTGGCGCGCATCGGCAGCCTGCTCGCCATCGCGGCGATCGGCGCGGTCGTCGCCTCGCAGCTCGGCGGCAGCGGCACGTCGTTCGCCTCCGTGGCGACCGGCACCGCCGAGCACGCCTTCCACGTCGCCGTGCTCGTCACCGGCGCGCTGGTGGCGATCGGCGGCGTGCTCAGCGCGCTCGGCATCGAGAACCCCAAGCGCGACGTGTGCGCCGCGGACTGCCCCGGCGGTGCGGTGGTCGGTGCCTCTCGCGAGGTCGAGACGGTCCACGCCTAG
- a CDS encoding peptidoglycan-binding domain-containing protein, whose protein sequence is MPPLLRLLPLAVLLACLALAPAAGADDDPFAGNGMWIWQVPRAAGGDPAGIAERARAANIDTLFIKAAHGPAPWSQFSPELVAALKAEGLNVCGYQRLLGTSPTAEAAAAATAVTAGADCFVIDAEVELEGKYRQARTYMKSLRKRIGPDFPVGFTSFPYVSLHPLEPYSVFLGEGGATVNLPQIYWKAIGHSPSVAFARTVADNSVYGKPLAPIGQLYEGPRRSDVLSFRRLGLAYDVTGVSWWSWDSASTSGWAALTPRVGRPALPAAQPTYPTVRPGSRSDYVVWAKDHLRERGYTVTTDTRFDTTTRRAVQAFQADSGLAATGTLDPATWSALLSDDGGDTGASAG, encoded by the coding sequence GTGCCACCCCTTCTTCGCCTGCTGCCCCTCGCCGTGCTCCTCGCCTGCCTCGCGCTCGCCCCCGCGGCCGGCGCGGACGACGACCCGTTCGCGGGCAACGGGATGTGGATCTGGCAGGTGCCGAGGGCGGCCGGCGGCGACCCGGCCGGCATCGCCGAGCGCGCCCGCGCGGCCAACATCGACACGCTGTTCATCAAGGCGGCGCACGGTCCCGCGCCGTGGAGCCAGTTCTCGCCGGAGCTGGTCGCCGCGCTCAAGGCCGAGGGGCTCAACGTGTGCGGCTACCAGCGGCTGCTGGGCACCAGCCCGACCGCCGAGGCGGCCGCGGCGGCGACGGCCGTGACCGCCGGTGCCGACTGCTTCGTCATCGACGCCGAGGTCGAGCTCGAGGGCAAGTACCGCCAGGCGCGCACCTACATGAAGTCCCTGCGCAAGCGGATCGGTCCCGACTTCCCGGTCGGCTTCACGAGCTTTCCGTACGTGTCGCTGCACCCGCTGGAGCCCTACTCGGTGTTCCTCGGCGAGGGCGGCGCGACGGTCAACCTGCCGCAGATCTACTGGAAGGCGATCGGTCACAGCCCGAGCGTCGCGTTCGCGCGCACGGTCGCCGACAACAGCGTGTACGGCAAGCCGCTGGCGCCGATCGGCCAGCTCTACGAGGGGCCCCGCCGGTCCGACGTCCTGAGCTTCCGGCGCCTGGGGCTCGCCTACGACGTCACCGGCGTGAGCTGGTGGAGCTGGGACAGCGCCAGCACGTCCGGATGGGCGGCGCTGACGCCGCGGGTGGGACGCCCGGCGCTCCCGGCCGCGCAGCCGACGTACCCGACGGTGCGACCGGGCTCGCGCAGCGACTACGTCGTCTGGGCCAAGGACCACCTGCGCGAGCGCGGGTACACGGTGACGACCGACACCCGCTTCGACACGACGACGCGCCGGGCGGTGCAGGCGTTCCAGGCCGACTCCGGGCTCGCGGCGACCGGCACGCTCGACCCCGCGACCTGGTCGGCGCTGCTGTCGGACGACGGCGGCGACAC
- a CDS encoding glycosyl hydrolase has product MPTIRTILVSAGLALMLALPAGASAAKVKVDVGLGDQSYTMFDQSNYKALGLTKVRYFIKWDAAKDPYQLQQADIFVDQAKKDGATVFMTPSTNDLRLKKAKLPSVASYKREVGKLVDRYRAMGVTEWGVWNEANHQSQPTYRSPKRAAQYFKAMYGMCRGCKIVALDLLDQTVADRYVSKFYAALSSTWDKRAKLIGIHNYSDVNRKHPTGTQRIISAVRQSGRNKQAKFWLTETGGLVEFGRGFPCDKSRAANRIKYMFKLAKKYDRYIERMYAYAYWGNDCEERFDAGLVNADGSKRPGYNAFKKGLRSFTK; this is encoded by the coding sequence ATGCCCACCATCAGAACGATCCTCGTGAGCGCGGGATTGGCGCTCATGCTGGCGCTGCCGGCCGGTGCCTCCGCCGCCAAGGTGAAGGTCGACGTCGGTCTCGGCGACCAGAGCTACACGATGTTCGACCAGTCCAACTACAAGGCCCTCGGCCTGACCAAGGTCCGCTACTTCATCAAGTGGGATGCGGCCAAGGACCCGTATCAGCTGCAGCAGGCCGACATCTTCGTCGACCAGGCCAAGAAGGACGGCGCGACCGTCTTCATGACGCCGTCCACGAACGACCTGCGCCTGAAGAAGGCCAAGCTGCCCTCCGTCGCCAGCTACAAGCGCGAGGTCGGCAAGCTCGTCGACCGCTACCGCGCGATGGGGGTCACCGAGTGGGGCGTGTGGAACGAGGCCAACCACCAGTCGCAGCCGACCTACCGGTCGCCGAAGCGCGCGGCGCAGTACTTCAAGGCCATGTACGGCATGTGCCGGGGCTGCAAGATCGTCGCGCTCGACCTGCTCGACCAGACGGTCGCCGACCGGTACGTGTCGAAGTTCTACGCGGCGCTCAGCTCGACCTGGGACAAGCGCGCCAAGCTGATCGGCATCCACAACTACTCGGACGTCAACCGCAAGCACCCGACGGGCACGCAGCGCATCATCAGCGCCGTGCGCCAGAGCGGTCGCAACAAGCAGGCGAAGTTCTGGCTGACGGAGACCGGCGGTCTGGTCGAGTTCGGCCGCGGCTTCCCGTGCGACAAGAGCCGCGCGGCGAACCGCATCAAGTACATGTTCAAGCTCGCGAAGAAGTACGACCGCTACATCGAGCGCATGTACGCGTACGCCTACTGGGGCAACGACTGCGAGGAGCGCTTCGACGCCGGCCTCGTGAACGCCGACGGCTCCAAGCGGCCCGGCTACAACGCCTTCAAGAAGGGGCTGCGCAGCTTCACGAAGTAG
- the lon gene encoding endopeptidase La produces the protein MTTLLLVPLEDTVIFPTMDVTLPVDVGDEEQVLLVPRHEGSFASVGTIARVAERVRLPGGVRGASLEGVARGIAGAASTDAGGRLRVEVTESPDVVPVDGRTRTLEREYRAVVDEILDLRGDDGRVASFLRSITEPGALADTSGYSPDLSFDQKVRLLETIDVTERLELALGMQRERLAELQVRRRIREDVESGANKQQRDYFLRKQMESIRKELGEDDGSIVDEYRTKIEEAGMPDAVREQAERELDRFERTGEQGGEGQMIRTYLDWLISVPWSERSEEHLDPVGTREVLDSDHAGLDDVKDRIVEYVAVRKLRQERGIGVSPSDTRKLASRATSHNGAILTLIGPPGTGKTSIGESIARAMGREFVRMSLGGIRDEAEIRGHRRTYIGALPGRLVRALRDAGTMNPVILLDEVDKVGADWRGDPSAALLEVLDPAQNSTFRDHYLDVELDLSQVVFIATANQAETIPGPLLDRMEVIRFDGYTVAEKTAIARDYLFPRQRERNGLHEEEVAVSDDVLELVVREYTREAGVRQLERELGTLLRKTATRIASATATAPVTIDVELVRDALGRQKVFQEAAIRTAVPGVATGLAVTGVGGDVLFVESTSMDGKGGLTLTGQLGDVMKESARIALSYVRGHAHELGIDPHGFEDTEFHVHVPAGAIPKDGPSAGITMTTALASLLTGRPVKHTVGMTGEVTLQGRVLPIGGLKQKVLAAHAAGLTDVILPERNRPDLDDVPEDVREQMTFHPVMTIGEVLDIALEPAPAVHHA, from the coding sequence ATGACCACGCTACTGCTCGTCCCGCTGGAAGACACGGTGATCTTCCCGACGATGGACGTGACCCTGCCGGTGGACGTCGGCGACGAGGAGCAGGTGCTCCTGGTCCCGCGCCACGAGGGCAGCTTCGCGTCGGTCGGCACCATCGCCCGCGTCGCCGAGCGCGTCCGCCTGCCCGGCGGCGTCCGCGGCGCCTCTCTGGAGGGCGTCGCCCGCGGCATCGCCGGCGCCGCCTCCACCGACGCCGGCGGCCGCCTGCGCGTCGAGGTGACCGAGTCGCCCGACGTCGTCCCCGTCGACGGGCGCACCCGCACGCTCGAGCGCGAGTACCGCGCCGTCGTCGACGAGATCCTCGATCTGCGCGGCGACGACGGCCGCGTCGCCTCCTTCCTGCGCTCGATCACCGAGCCCGGCGCGCTGGCCGACACCTCCGGCTACTCGCCCGATCTGTCCTTCGACCAGAAGGTCCGGCTGCTCGAGACCATCGACGTCACCGAGCGCCTCGAGCTCGCCCTCGGCATGCAGCGCGAGCGCCTCGCCGAACTGCAGGTCCGCCGCCGTATCCGCGAGGACGTCGAGTCCGGCGCCAACAAGCAGCAGCGCGACTACTTCCTGCGCAAGCAGATGGAGTCGATCCGCAAGGAGCTGGGCGAGGACGACGGCTCGATCGTCGACGAGTACCGCACGAAGATCGAAGAGGCCGGCATGCCCGACGCCGTGCGCGAGCAGGCCGAGCGCGAGCTCGACCGCTTCGAGCGCACCGGCGAGCAGGGCGGCGAGGGCCAGATGATCCGCACGTACCTCGACTGGCTCATCTCCGTGCCGTGGAGCGAGCGCTCCGAGGAGCACCTGGACCCGGTCGGCACCCGCGAGGTGCTCGACTCCGACCACGCGGGCCTCGACGACGTCAAGGACCGCATCGTGGAGTACGTGGCGGTGCGCAAGCTGCGGCAGGAGCGCGGGATCGGGGTTTCGCCCTCCGACACTCGCAAGCTCGCGTCTCGGGCGACGTCACATAACGGGGCCATCCTCACCCTGATCGGGCCTCCGGGCACGGGCAAGACCTCGATCGGCGAGTCGATCGCCCGCGCCATGGGCCGCGAGTTCGTGCGCATGTCGCTGGGCGGCATCCGCGACGAGGCCGAGATCCGCGGCCACCGCCGGACGTACATCGGCGCGCTGCCGGGTCGCCTGGTGCGCGCCCTGCGCGACGCCGGGACCATGAACCCGGTGATCCTGCTCGACGAGGTCGACAAGGTCGGCGCCGACTGGCGCGGCGACCCCAGCGCGGCCCTGCTCGAGGTGCTCGACCCGGCGCAGAACTCGACGTTCCGCGACCACTACCTGGACGTGGAGCTCGACCTGTCGCAGGTCGTGTTCATCGCCACCGCCAACCAGGCCGAGACGATCCCCGGCCCGCTGCTGGACCGCATGGAGGTCATCCGCTTCGACGGCTACACCGTGGCCGAGAAGACGGCCATCGCCCGCGACTACCTGTTCCCGCGCCAGCGCGAGCGCAACGGGTTGCACGAGGAGGAGGTGGCGGTCTCCGATGACGTCCTGGAGCTCGTCGTGCGCGAGTACACACGGGAGGCCGGCGTGCGCCAGCTCGAGCGCGAGCTCGGCACGCTGCTGCGCAAGACGGCGACGCGGATCGCGTCGGCGACGGCGACGGCCCCGGTGACGATCGACGTCGAGCTCGTCCGCGACGCGCTCGGCCGCCAGAAGGTGTTCCAGGAGGCGGCGATCCGCACGGCGGTGCCGGGCGTGGCCACCGGCCTGGCGGTCACCGGCGTCGGCGGCGACGTCCTGTTCGTCGAGAGCACCTCGATGGACGGCAAGGGCGGCCTGACGCTGACCGGCCAGCTGGGCGACGTGATGAAGGAGTCCGCCCGGATCGCGCTGAGCTACGTGCGCGGCCACGCGCACGAGCTGGGCATCGACCCGCACGGCTTCGAGGACACGGAGTTCCACGTCCACGTCCCGGCGGGCGCGATCCCGAAGGACGGGCCTTCCGCGGGCATCACGATGACGACGGCGCTCGCGTCGCTGCTGACCGGCCGCCCGGTCAAGCACACGGTCGGCATGACCGGAGAGGTCACGCTGCAGGGCCGGGTGCTGCCGATCGGCGGGCTCAAGCAGAAGGTCCTGGCCGCCCACGCGGCGGGCCTGACCGACGTGATCCTGCCGGAGCGCAACCGGCCGGACCTCGACGACGTGCCGGAGGACGTGCGCGAGCAGATGACCTTCCACCCGGTCATGACGATCGGCGAGGTCCTCGACATCGCGCTCGAGCCGGCGCCCGCCGTCCACCACGCCTGA
- a CDS encoding SpoIIE family protein phosphatase, whose amino-acid sequence MALKLRPIAPAAGVMLLVAVVDLALGSSVSLLPLLVLGPLLAAAMTGPAPTAWIGAVAVVIAIAIAGATDMFDERRFYVGVGTVLAGAVLAPILSASRTREHRRRLAAERGRVRADLLARAGELFETGTDPLDHLDELAALAVSGLADLAVVDLIGPDGALRAAGAAGARPGSAEAIRASRIASPVDLQSNHPVAVVARSGDPLLLRDIAERDSEEWATSREHFEIIHRLGYGSAVIVPLSARGRPIGTMALVRFRGRRAFSRADLSTAADLARRAGVAIDHSRLGAELGETTTELRTVLGALAEAVTVQRANGEVVYANQAAAQLTGFDSVEDLLATPLSEYPQRWEVRDEHGDEIDFERLPGRLALAGEANPAPLLMQIVNRATGVRSWRLVKARPILDAGGQPRLAVNVIEDVTEQRDHEMAQAFLVRASKLLGASLDPAETLDNLADAVVPDLADWCAVDMPDERGVLRRVATADRRPERTREASLIVRERSGERALPVGPPQVMRSGRPEYYPQIDDALLQAAALDATQLDRLRAVGARSAIVVPMIAASGVIGTITIGTIESGRALTPRDLELAEELGRRAGIAVEHSRVHGERSEIAATLQAALLPPRLPAVPGVAIAARFRAVGGGDTVGGDFYDLFPLSGAPPGWMVVMGDVTGKGPEAAAVTSLVRYSMRTAAMYERDPSRVLRRLNDVLARDDHDRRPCTAVCVRVLTRNGRVRITVACAGHPPPLLTRRDGAVEPFGRPGTLLGAFDEGHWTSVSIDLRAGESLVLFTDGVTDTRGAAGRFGIGRLRRVVAETAGRTPDEMAAALDEALLAFQEGRQRDDVAVLVLQADPHDDAASTAGGASDAHDSTEDAGSSPAAA is encoded by the coding sequence ATGGCGCTGAAGCTGCGACCGATCGCGCCCGCCGCCGGCGTCATGCTGCTGGTCGCGGTCGTCGACCTGGCGCTGGGATCCTCCGTGTCCCTGCTCCCCCTCCTCGTGCTCGGGCCGCTGCTCGCCGCCGCCATGACGGGCCCGGCGCCGACGGCGTGGATCGGCGCGGTGGCCGTCGTCATCGCGATCGCCATCGCCGGGGCGACCGACATGTTCGACGAGCGCCGGTTCTACGTCGGCGTCGGCACCGTGCTCGCCGGCGCCGTGCTCGCACCGATCCTGTCGGCGTCGCGCACCCGCGAGCACCGCCGCCGGCTGGCCGCCGAGCGGGGGCGCGTGCGTGCCGACCTGCTCGCCCGGGCGGGCGAGCTCTTCGAGACGGGCACGGACCCGCTCGACCACCTCGACGAGCTCGCCGCGCTCGCGGTGTCGGGCCTGGCCGACCTCGCCGTCGTCGACCTGATCGGTCCGGACGGCGCCCTGCGCGCGGCGGGGGCCGCGGGGGCTCGGCCCGGCAGCGCCGAGGCCATCCGCGCGAGCCGCATCGCCAGTCCCGTCGACCTGCAGAGCAACCATCCCGTCGCGGTGGTCGCGCGCTCGGGCGATCCCCTGCTGCTGCGCGACATCGCCGAGCGCGACAGCGAGGAATGGGCGACCTCGCGCGAGCACTTCGAGATCATCCACCGGCTCGGGTACGGCTCGGCGGTGATCGTCCCGCTCAGCGCCCGCGGCCGCCCGATCGGCACGATGGCGCTCGTCCGCTTCCGCGGCCGCCGCGCCTTCAGCCGCGCGGACCTGTCGACCGCGGCCGACCTCGCCCGGCGGGCCGGCGTGGCGATCGACCACTCGCGGCTGGGCGCCGAGCTCGGCGAGACGACGACGGAGCTGCGGACCGTCCTGGGCGCTCTCGCGGAGGCCGTCACGGTGCAGCGCGCCAACGGCGAGGTCGTGTACGCCAACCAGGCCGCGGCGCAGCTCACCGGCTTCGACTCGGTGGAGGACCTCCTCGCCACGCCGCTGTCGGAGTACCCCCAGCGCTGGGAGGTGCGCGACGAGCACGGCGACGAGATCGACTTCGAGCGGCTGCCGGGCCGTCTGGCGCTGGCCGGCGAGGCGAACCCCGCACCGCTGCTCATGCAGATCGTCAACCGCGCCACCGGGGTGCGCAGCTGGCGGCTGGTCAAGGCGCGGCCCATCCTCGACGCCGGCGGGCAGCCCCGGCTGGCGGTCAACGTCATCGAGGACGTCACCGAGCAGCGTGACCACGAGATGGCGCAGGCGTTCCTCGTGCGGGCGAGCAAGCTGCTCGGCGCGTCGCTGGATCCGGCGGAGACGCTCGACAACCTCGCCGACGCGGTGGTGCCCGACCTGGCGGACTGGTGCGCGGTCGACATGCCCGACGAGCGCGGCGTGCTGCGGCGCGTGGCGACCGCCGACCGGCGCCCGGAGCGCACCCGCGAGGCGTCGCTCATCGTCCGCGAGCGCAGCGGCGAGCGAGCCCTGCCCGTGGGGCCGCCGCAGGTCATGCGCAGCGGCCGGCCCGAGTACTACCCGCAGATCGACGACGCGCTGCTGCAGGCGGCGGCACTCGACGCCACGCAGCTCGATCGCCTGCGGGCCGTGGGCGCCCGCTCCGCGATCGTCGTGCCGATGATCGCCGCATCGGGCGTGATCGGCACGATCACGATCGGCACCATCGAATCCGGCCGGGCGCTGACGCCCCGAGACCTCGAGTTGGCCGAGGAGCTCGGCCGCCGCGCCGGCATCGCGGTCGAGCACTCGCGGGTGCACGGGGAGCGCTCGGAGATCGCCGCGACGCTGCAGGCGGCGCTGCTGCCTCCGCGCCTGCCCGCCGTGCCCGGCGTGGCGATCGCGGCGCGCTTCCGCGCCGTCGGCGGCGGCGACACGGTCGGCGGCGACTTCTACGACCTGTTCCCGCTGAGCGGCGCCCCGCCGGGATGGATGGTCGTCATGGGCGACGTCACCGGCAAGGGGCCGGAAGCGGCCGCGGTGACGTCGCTCGTGCGCTACTCGATGCGCACCGCCGCGATGTACGAGCGCGACCCCAGCAGGGTGCTGCGGCGCCTCAACGACGTGCTCGCGCGCGACGACCACGACCGGCGGCCGTGCACCGCGGTCTGCGTCCGGGTGCTCACCCGGAACGGCCGCGTGCGGATCACGGTCGCCTGCGCCGGGCACCCACCGCCGCTGCTGACGCGCCGCGACGGCGCGGTCGAGCCGTTCGGGCGGCCCGGCACGCTGCTCGGCGCGTTCGACGAGGGCCACTGGACGAGCGTCTCGATCGACCTGCGGGCCGGCGAGAGCCTCGTGCTGTTCACCGACGGCGTGACCGACACGCGCGGCGCGGCGGGCCGCTTCGGCATCGGGCGGCTGCGGCGGGTCGTCGCCGAGACGGCGGGGCGAACGCCGGACGAGATGGCCGCCGCGCTGGACGAGGCGCTGCTCGCGTTCCAGGAGGGCCGCCAGCGCGACGACGTGGCGGTGCTCGTCCTGCAGGCCGACCCGCACGACGACGCCGCGTCGACCGCCGGCGGGGCGAGCGACGCGCACGACTCCACGGAGGATGCGGGGTCTTCTCCGGCCGCTGCTTGA